The genomic region GACAGATGCGTAAACTGCTTGACGAGCGGCCCGGCCGCGAATATGAGTACGCCCCGTGGACGGCAGCAACGCCAGACGGCGCAACGCCACCGGCCACGAGGACATACGGTTTTCCAGCTATGCCCCTATCGTCTAGAGGTTAGGACACCGCTCTTTCAAGGCGGAGACACGGGTTCAATTCCCGTTGGGGGTACCATTTCCAGGCGCTGGCACACAGGCGCTTCCGCAGGCCGGTCCGGGTTCGGGCCGGCTTTTTTCATGCCTGGAAACTTTCCTGCCTGGAAGCTCTCGTGTCTGGAAACGGCCGGCGTGACAGCAGGCGATCAGGCGCCGTCGGCGAGGGGATAGACCTCGTTCGGCCCGCGCCCCCTGGTCCGCAGGGTTTCCAGAGACGCAGACACCAGCATGTCATCCCGCCCCCAGACCACGCGGTCACCGGCAATCGAGGCATTGACCATGGCGCCGGTGCGCACCGTCACGGTTGTGGCCGCGGGAAATTCGGCGGTCACGTCATAGGGCAGCCGGAAGGTCGAGATGTCGGTGGCGGTGGTATCCGCCGGCTCCAGGATCTTGTGCCAGCGCCCGGCGGCGGTATAGAGCCACCGGCCCTGATAGTCCGTCTTGGGGAAGGTTGCCGCCACCGTCACTGTGGTGTAGCCGGTGGTGGCGTCATAGCTTGCCGACGAGACGGTGGCGGTCAGCAGGGTGGCGAAGATCGGCAGGCCAAATTCGAACTGCCGAGGATCGAGCCGCACGTCCAGCCCGTGATGGGGCGCATGTTCGACGAAGACGTCATCGTTCACACCCATACCCAAGGCCGAGGCAGTGACACCTGGAAGCGTGTACCAGTGCTCGGTCGTGGTGGTGTAGTCGGTCCAGATGAGGGCACGCCCCGTGTGACCGTTGGTCGCCGACGCGACCGTGCAGCGATTGTCATAGTTGGCACCGGCATTGATGTCGCTGAGGGTGCCGACATGGATGTTCCCGGCCGAGGCAACAGTGACGGTGCCCTTGCGCTTGAGCAGGTTCGGCATCCGGGCGTCGATGAAACAGGTGGCGAACTGGTCGGTGTTGCCGCCCAGATAGCCGATGCCGCCCATCCAGGCGATCTTCGGCCAGGTCGGCCGCAGCGAGGCATAGGTGGCGCCGGTGGTGCCATAGCTGCCCTCCAGCACGATCTGCGGGGCATTGCCGGCGCCACCCATATGGCACGTGCTGTCACCGGTCAGCGATGCTGTGCCCTTCATGATGATGCGCGGGCTGGCAATGCCCGCCAACAGGAAGTTCGACAGCTTGACCGAGCCGCCGTCGATATGGAAGCCGCCTTCCGTGGGAGAGCGTGACGCGTCGCCGAAGCAGTCGATCTTGCCTTCCTGGATGGAGATCTCGGCGCCGCCCGCCACATAGACGCCACAATATCGTGGCTGTTCCAGATGCAGGCCGTCGATATTGAGGTTGTTGGTGCCATTCAGAAAGATGACGGCGGCATCGGTCTGCGGTGTGGGCGTGACAGCAGGGCGTGCCTCCGGCCAATAGATGTCGATATCGGCCCAGTTCATGTCGTAGACGCCATCGACCACGATGGCGGGGCCCTTCTGCGACCAGAAGCGAAGCTTGCGCAGCATCCAGAGATGCGCGCCGTTCTGGATCTCGCCGACCGGATAGGTCAGGCAGATCGCGCCCCTGGTGACGCAGTTCTTGAAACCGACATTCTCGATCAATCCCGAATGTCCGCTTTCGGCATAGAGGATGTAATCTTCGGGAATGTCGGCCTGAAGCGCGCTGCCTGGGCCTGTGCCGATCAGATTGGTGCGGCCGTACATGGTGATGCGCCGGGTCAGCTTGTAGGTGCCGTCGCTGACATGGACCGGGCCATAGAAGCAGGCCGCCTCGAAAGCATCGCTGTCATCGGTGGTGCTGTCGCCCCTGGCGCCGAAACAGCGGACGTTCAGCCGTTCCTTCGCCGCCGCGACCCGGCGCCAGAGACCTGGGCCGCTGGTCTGGCCGGTGGGCACGATGCGGGTGCCGCCGTCATCCGGTGTGGTGTGGCCGGCGATGATCTCGGTGGATTTCCAGGCCGATGCGTCCCACTGGAACAGGCCGCCGGCGCCGTCGCCGGCTGTGTGATAGCCAAGCACCCGGGCCATGGTCCAGGGGCCGGTGGTGGGCAGGCCGCGCAGGTCGGCGATGGTGTCGACGATGGCCAGTTCATCGATGTCGTGGATTGCCATGGATCTGGTTCCCTCATAACGGGCGCCGGCAGGTGGTGCCGGACCGGTTTGCAGGACCAGGGTAGGCAGGCATCCCTGCTCTGTATCCAATGGCGGTGCGGCCGCATTGCGGCCACATCGAGCGCCTTGACCCGACCTCGCCACTTGACCTGTCGCCTGCGAAGCGGTTTGAGTAGGGCCGAGCGCGGGAGCGCGGCCGGAAGACGCCGTGCCCGGCGTCGCGGTCGGTACAGATCGGCGGCAGTTCGTGGCTCCGCCACAGGCGCTGCCCGCTGAACACCCATAGCGGACGCTGACGAGGAACGAACACGGCATGTCTCTGGGCCTGAATGCCGGGCGCCGTCGCGAGAAGCGGCGGCGGCGGCTGATGATGCTGAAATGGCTGGCGGCGCTGGCGATCATTGCCGGCGCCGGCGCCTATGCCTATCGCACCGGCGCGATGCTGGCGGAAGGCGAGGTCCGGCGGCTGGAACAGTCGCTGGCCGATCTGAATGGCCGGCTGTCGACGCTGGGCGCCGAAAACGCCCGGCTGCGCGAGGCGCGGGAAAGCGCGCTGATCGAGGTTGAACAGTGGCGCCAGCGCTATGAAAAGGACGTCCCCACAGGCCAGCTTGCCGAGATCTTCGGTCGTGTGCAGAGCCGTATGGCCGATGGCGTGAAGCCCGAGCGGCTGAATTTCGTGATCGGCGCGGTCAGCAATGAGCGCGATTGCGAGGGCAGCCCGGTTTCGAAGCGCTTCATCCTGCCGACGTCGCTGTCGACCGGCAGCAATGATGCGGTGACCTTTGCCGATGGGCTGATCACCGTCACTGGCCGGGGCGAGACCTCGGTCAACGACAAGGGCGACCGTGAGGCGTGGTTCGACCCCGCGAAGCCAGTGACGATGCGGTTCATAGAGATCGGCGGCCGGGCCACGGAAGCCGTCGGCACATTGCCGCTTCAGCACACCATGGTCATCGGCGACCGCGAATACCGCTTCGCGGTCAGGGCCAGCAATCGCAGCTTCGTGGAAGTGTCGTCCGACGTCTGCGCCTACCCATAACGATATCGGGCCCGTAACGACCCGGACCCGTAACGCCACCGGGCCGCGAGGAACCGTGCGGGTCTATGATCCCGCGTCATGGAACCATCATGACGGGGTCATCCGTCTGACATCGGGCCGCGGCATGGTGATGCCGGCTTCCACGAGCGGCCTCGTCGCCTTAACGGGGGCGGGGCCATCGCGGAAGCGGCGATTGCATTCACGGAAAGGCCGACCTTTGCCCCGGGCTCGCCCCCGGGGCATTTTTTTGCCCGCTGGACGTGATCCATCCGCCCATGCTACCCGCAGGGGGCCGGATGGCGGGCGGCTTTCATAACGGACAGGGCGGGGCGATGATGCGGACAGGCTGGCGGGCATTGACCCTGAATGATCTGCCGCAGGTGGGGGCCCTGGCCAATACGGTGCATCAGGCCTATCCTGAACGGCCTGAGGTGGCGGCCGAACGTCTGCGCCTGTTCCCGGCCGGCTGTTTTGTGGCTGAGGTCGATAGCGCCTTCTGCGGCTATGGCCTGACCCATCCATGGATCGACGGCGCGCCGCCGGCGCTCGACAGCCTGCTCGGAGGATTGCCTGCCGCGCCCGACTGCCTGTATGTCCATGATGTGGCACTCAGCGCGGCCACGCGTGGCCGCGGGCTTGGCCGCGCCCTTGTCGGTCGGCTGAAGGAACTGGCGGCGGCCCAGGGGCTGCCGCGGCTCAGCCTGATCGCGGTCGGCGGATCGGCGCCCGGCTGGCGCGCGATGGGATTTCACGAGGTGCCGGTCGAGCCGGCCTCGGCACTGGCGGCCAAGCTCGCAAGCTATGATGCCGATGCGGTGTACATGACCTGTCCGGTCAATGCGCCGGCCGTCCGGTAACGGTGCTGGATGGAGGGCGTGCCCATGAGTGGCGATGATGCGGCCGAACGGCTGATGGCTCTTGAGGAACGCCTTGCTCATCTGGAGCGGGCGCTCGACGATGCCTCGGCCGAAATCATCCGGCAGGACCGGCTGGTGGGCGCGCTCAGCCTGCGGTTGCGGCGGCTTGAACGGAGCATGGCCGAGGGCGGCGGCGGTCATGATGGCGGCGGCCACGGTGATGATGACCACGACGACGCGCCGTCTCCATTCATGCCGTGAGGCCGCGCTCCGGGTGCACGATGTCGGGAGAACCAGCCGCGGCGATTTGCCGCAGGGCCGTGGGCGGCTGCGGTTCCTCAGCCTCATCTTCTCGTCCATCACGGCGCACCGAACCAGTTTTTCCTTGAAGCGAGGATGTCTGGGCAACAAGTGATTTATATCGGAGCCGGGCGTGATGCGCCGTCGCTTCGGCCGGGGGCGTTCGGCAAGTCTCCGGGTGCACGAGATCGCGGGGCAACCGCGACGATCGCCATCGACCTCTGCGTCTGCCGGCGTTCGACCGAGCCGTGCCCGTGATGAGAGCGATTGCTCGGTCCCGCGCATGACGAACGCGACCCGGCGGCAGGGATCTGGCTGACCCCCGCGACAATCGCTTCAACGGACGGGAAGGGCGATCATGGAGCAGCCCAAAACCTCTTTCGCCAGTCTGATCGAAAAGGATCGTGAGGAACGGACCTCTCACGACTGGTCCGGCACATTCCTCGATTATCTGGAAAAAGTGCGGGACACGCCTGAGATCACGACACTGTCGCATGCCCGTATCTACGACATGATCATGAAAAAAGGTGTGGATCTGATCGGTGGTGCCGATGATCCGCGCCTGCAGCGCCTGTTCGGCGATGAGCCGGTCAAGACCTACCGGTTTTTCTCGGACGAGTTCTTTGGCATGGAACGCACGATCCAGCAGTTCGTGCGTTATTTTCATTCCGCGGCCCTTCAGGGCGAGGAAAGCCGTCAGGTGCTGTACCTGATGGGGCCGGTGGGATCAGGCAAGAGTTCACTGGTCGAGCGGCTGGAGCGCGGGCTTGAGGAAGCGCCGCCGATTTTCGCCATTGATGGCTGCCCGATCCGCGAGGAGCCCCTGCATCTGATCCCGCGTCATCTGCGCCGGGAATTCGAAAAGATGCTGAACGTGCGCATCGACGGCGATCTCTGCCCGGTGTGTCGCTGGCGGTTGAAGGAGGAATTCGGCGGTCGCTACGAGGAAATGCCGGTGCACACCGTTTCAATCTCGAAACGGGCCCGGCGCGGCATTGCTGTCGTGCCGCCGGTCGATCCCAACAACCAGGACACCTCGGTGCTGATCGGATCCGAGGATATCTCCAAGCTCGACCGCTTCTCGGAAGGCGATCCGCGGGTTCTGGACCTGAATGGCGCCTTCAATGCCGGCAATCGCGGCATTGTCGAGTTCATCGAGGTCTTCAAGAACGAGACTGAATACCTGCACGCCATCCTGACTGCAACCCAGGAGAAGTTCGTGCCCGCCCCCGGCCGCCATGGCACGGTTTATGTCGATGAGTGCATCGTCGCCCATTCGAATGAGGCCGAATGGCAGAAGTTCAAGTCCGATCACACCAACGAAGCAATCCTCGACCGCATCGTGATGATCCGGGTGCCATACAATTTGCGCTTGTCGGAAGAGGTGAAGATCTATTCGAAGATCCTCGGCAAGTCGGGATATCGTCATCACATAGCGCCGCATACGCTTGATGTGGCAGCCATGTTCGCCATTCTGTCGCGTCTGGCGCCGACGCCCAAATGCGACCTGATGACCAAGCTCCGGCTCTATAATGGCGAGGAGGTGGTCGAGAAGGGCCGCGCCAAGAAGATGGATGTCGACGAGTTGCGCGACGAGTCGATGTCGGAAGGCATGAGCGGGATCTCGACCCGGTTCATCGTCAAGGCGCTGGACAACGCGCTGGCCGACAGCCCTGAGGGGATCACGCCGATCCACATCCGCGAGGCGCTGATCGCCATGGTCAAGGGCAGCGAGATGCCCGACGACCGCCGCAAGCACTATATGGAACTGCTGCAGGACACGATCCACAAGGCCTATCTCGACATTCTGGAAAAGGAAATCACCCGCGCCTTTGTATACGCGTATGAAGAACAGGCCGAAACCTTGTTCCAGAACTATCTGGACCATGCCGAGGCCTATATCAACCGGACCAAGGTCAAAGACCGGAACACCCGCGAGGAGTTGCAGCCCGACGAAGCCTTCCTGAAATCGATCGAAGAGCAGATCGCGATCATCGGCACCGCCGCCGAAGGCTTCCGTCAGGAGGTGATTGCTTATCTGTGGGCGGCGACCCGGCGCGGCGAGAAGGTGCATTACTCGTCCTATGAGCCGCTGAAGGACGCCATCGAGCGCAAGCTGACCAGTTCGGTGCGCGATATCAGTCGGATCATCACCAAGGCCCGGACGCGCGATGAAGACCAGCGCGAGAAATACGACCAGCTGGTCAAGAACCTGCTCGGCAATGGCTACAACGCCTATTCTGCCGATGTCGTGTTGAAATATGCCGCCAACAATCTGTGGAAGGACTGAGGTTCGCCAGTCTTATCAGACAGCTCATCAAGGACCAGTCTCATCCAGGACCGCGTGGATCAGGCCGGCCGGTCGGACACCGCCACATGGCGGAGGCCGGCCGGTGACCGGTCGTCGGGTACGCGGCAGCACGAGGACGGTACAGCTGAATGGCGACGATTTTCCGGGACTATGCTCAGAGTGAAGGCTTGCGCAGTGACCGCAGCGCCGGCGATCGGCAGCGTCACCGCGAAAAGGTACGCCGGGCGATCCGCGACAATGTCGCCGATCTGGTTGCCGAAGAGGCGATTATCGGCCAGTCGCGCGACAAGACCATCAAGGTGCCGATCCGCGGCATCAAGGAATACCGCTTCATCTTCGGCGAGAATTCCGGCGGCGTCGGGCAGGGCGACGGCGACACCGCCGAAGGCCAGGTCGTCGGCAAGGCCGGTGAGGGGCAACCCAAGCCTGGAACCGGCCCGGCCGGGGACCAGGCCGGCCGCGATGTCTATGAAACCGAGATCACCCTCGATGAACTGATCCAGATCATGTTCGAGGATCTGGAACTGCCCGACATGGAGCGGCGCAAGCTGCGCGAGGTGATCTCGGAACGGACCCACCGCCGCAAGGGCTATCGCAAGAGCGGTATCCGGGTCCATATGTCGAAACGCCGGACGGCGATTGCGCGGGTGCGCCGCAAGATGGCGACCGGTGTGCCGTCGGGCGATGATGACGAGGCTGATGTGGCCCTCGACGATATCGATGATGATGAGGATATGCTCGCGGTCGATGTCGAGGACGATTCGGGCGCCGGTGCCGCCGGCCCGCGCTTCCGGTTCCGCAAGGACGACCTGCGCTATCATCGGATCAGGCCGCAGGTCGAGCCCGAGAGCAACGCGGTCGTGCTGTGCATCATGGACACCTCCGGGTCTATGGACACGATGAAGAAGTATCTGGCACGTAGCTTCTTCTTCATGCTCTATCAGTTTGTCCGCACCCGTTATGACAAGGTGGAGCTGGTCTTCGTGGCGCATGATGCTGTGGCGCGCGAAGTGACCGAGCATGATTTCTTTCACAGAGGCGAGAGTGGCGGCACGCTGATTTCCAGCGGTTATGAAAAGGCTCTGGAAATTATCCGTGAGCGCTATCATCCGACATTGTGGAATATTTATGCCTTCCATTGTTCGGATGGCGATAACTTCCCCTCCGACAATGATCGTACCGTGGCTGCCGCCACCGAGCTGTGCGCGGTTTCCAATCTGTTCGGCTATGGCGAGATCAAGCCGAACGCCTGGCGGTTTCGCGATGCGACCATGCTCGACGTGTTTCGGCGGGTGAAGGCGGCGAACTTTCACATGCTCAGCATCGAACGCAAAGAAGACGTCTGGCCGGCTTTCCGCGCGCTGCTCAGCAAGGAGAAGCAGCCGGAACGCGAGGCCGAGGCGGCCCCTACGCCGGCCTGACGGCGTCGAGCCCCGCGCCGGCCACCGATGGTTTGATGGAAGGGTTTTTGGCCAATGGGCATGAGCTGGACCATGCGTGACCTGGAATACTGGGATGCGCGCATCCGCGACAAGGTCACGGCGTTCGACCTCGATACCTATGATCAGGAATTCGACATCTGCGATCGTGACCAGATGATCGGGTTCATGGCCTATCACGGCATGCCGGCGCATTATCCGCACTGGTCGTTCGGCAAATCCTATGAACGCCAACGCACGCTCAATGATCTGGGTGTGGCCGGTCTGCCTTATGAAATGGTGATCAACAGCAGCCCCAGCATCGCCTATCTGATGCGGGACAATTCGCTCTGTCTCCAGGTTCTGACCATGGCTCATGTCTATGGCCATAACGACTTCTTCAAGAACAATTTCTATTTTGCCCGAGGCACCCGGGCGGAACTGATCCTGGGGCAGGTGAAGATGCATGCCGA from Tistrella bauzanensis harbors:
- a CDS encoding glycosyl hydrolase family 28-related protein: MAIHDIDELAIVDTIADLRGLPTTGPWTMARVLGYHTAGDGAGGLFQWDASAWKSTEIIAGHTTPDDGGTRIVPTGQTSGPGLWRRVAAAKERLNVRCFGARGDSTTDDSDAFEAACFYGPVHVSDGTYKLTRRITMYGRTNLIGTGPGSALQADIPEDYILYAESGHSGLIENVGFKNCVTRGAICLTYPVGEIQNGAHLWMLRKLRFWSQKGPAIVVDGVYDMNWADIDIYWPEARPAVTPTPQTDAAVIFLNGTNNLNIDGLHLEQPRYCGVYVAGGAEISIQEGKIDCFGDASRSPTEGGFHIDGGSVKLSNFLLAGIASPRIIMKGTASLTGDSTCHMGGAGNAPQIVLEGSYGTTGATYASLRPTWPKIAWMGGIGYLGGNTDQFATCFIDARMPNLLKRKGTVTVASAGNIHVGTLSDINAGANYDNRCTVASATNGHTGRALIWTDYTTTTEHWYTLPGVTASALGMGVNDDVFVEHAPHHGLDVRLDPRQFEFGLPIFATLLTATVSSASYDATTGYTTVTVAATFPKTDYQGRWLYTAAGRWHKILEPADTTATDISTFRLPYDVTAEFPAATTVTVRTGAMVNASIAGDRVVWGRDDMLVSASLETLRTRGRGPNEVYPLADGA
- a CDS encoding SlyX family protein — encoded protein: MSGDDAAERLMALEERLAHLERALDDASAEIIRQDRLVGALSLRLRRLERSMAEGGGGHDGGGHGDDDHDDAPSPFMP
- a CDS encoding GNAT family N-acetyltransferase, with the protein product MMRTGWRALTLNDLPQVGALANTVHQAYPERPEVAAERLRLFPAGCFVAEVDSAFCGYGLTHPWIDGAPPALDSLLGGLPAAPDCLYVHDVALSAATRGRGLGRALVGRLKELAAAQGLPRLSLIAVGGSAPGWRAMGFHEVPVEPASALAAKLASYDADAVYMTCPVNAPAVR
- a CDS encoding serine protein kinase, with protein sequence MEQPKTSFASLIEKDREERTSHDWSGTFLDYLEKVRDTPEITTLSHARIYDMIMKKGVDLIGGADDPRLQRLFGDEPVKTYRFFSDEFFGMERTIQQFVRYFHSAALQGEESRQVLYLMGPVGSGKSSLVERLERGLEEAPPIFAIDGCPIREEPLHLIPRHLRREFEKMLNVRIDGDLCPVCRWRLKEEFGGRYEEMPVHTVSISKRARRGIAVVPPVDPNNQDTSVLIGSEDISKLDRFSEGDPRVLDLNGAFNAGNRGIVEFIEVFKNETEYLHAILTATQEKFVPAPGRHGTVYVDECIVAHSNEAEWQKFKSDHTNEAILDRIVMIRVPYNLRLSEEVKIYSKILGKSGYRHHIAPHTLDVAAMFAILSRLAPTPKCDLMTKLRLYNGEEVVEKGRAKKMDVDELRDESMSEGMSGISTRFIVKALDNALADSPEGITPIHIREALIAMVKGSEMPDDRRKHYMELLQDTIHKAYLDILEKEITRAFVYAYEEQAETLFQNYLDHAEAYINRTKVKDRNTREELQPDEAFLKSIEEQIAIIGTAAEGFRQEVIAYLWAATRRGEKVHYSSYEPLKDAIERKLTSSVRDISRIITKARTRDEDQREKYDQLVKNLLGNGYNAYSADVVLKYAANNLWKD
- a CDS encoding YeaH/YhbH family protein, which encodes MATIFRDYAQSEGLRSDRSAGDRQRHREKVRRAIRDNVADLVAEEAIIGQSRDKTIKVPIRGIKEYRFIFGENSGGVGQGDGDTAEGQVVGKAGEGQPKPGTGPAGDQAGRDVYETEITLDELIQIMFEDLELPDMERRKLREVISERTHRRKGYRKSGIRVHMSKRRTAIARVRRKMATGVPSGDDDEADVALDDIDDDEDMLAVDVEDDSGAGAAGPRFRFRKDDLRYHRIRPQVEPESNAVVLCIMDTSGSMDTMKKYLARSFFFMLYQFVRTRYDKVELVFVAHDAVAREVTEHDFFHRGESGGTLISSGYEKALEIIRERYHPTLWNIYAFHCSDGDNFPSDNDRTVAAATELCAVSNLFGYGEIKPNAWRFRDATMLDVFRRVKAANFHMLSIERKEDVWPAFRALLSKEKQPEREAEAAPTPA